The genome window CGACATCGCGACGCTCGAGGCCAATGCCGAGCACGTCACCCGCGCCTATCTCAATATGACCACCTCGGCCACCATGGTCGCCGCCGCCGCCCTCAAGCGCACCGAAAGCCGCGGCGGCCATTTCCGCACCGACTATCCGCAGACCAATGAAAGCTGGGAGCACCACACCACGATGACGCTCGAAGAAGCGCTGGAGATCAGGGCTGGGGCCTAAGCCCCCAGCACGGCATCCACCTGGGCCCGCGTCGGCGGCTTGCAGCCCTGCTCGGCGCAATTGAGCCCCGCCACCACCGCGCCAAAACGCAGCGTCGTCGCCAGCGCCGCGCTACCCAGCGCCGCAAGCCTACCCGGCTCCAAATCCCCCGCCTCATGCAGCCAGGTCAAAATCCCCGCCATGAGGCTATCGCCCGCCCCCACCGTGTCGCCAAACACCGGCGGCGCATAAATATCGGCGCGGGCTTCCCCCGCCGCCGTAAACGCCCGCGAACCCTTTTCGCCCAGCGTCACCACCACAAGCTCGCAATTGGGCCGCGCCAGGAGATCGGCAGCGTGCTGCTCGATGCTTTTGGTACTGTCCAGCGCCGCCAGGTCCTCCTCGGACACCTTGACCAGATGCGCCAGGTCGAGGAACTGGCTCAGCCGCTGCTTATAGCCCTCGAAATCCTCCACCAGTGACGGGCGCACATTGGGATCGATGGAAATTGTCGCGCCCCTGGCGATGGCGGTCTTGACCACTTCCAGCCAGATCGCGGCATCCTCGGGCAGGATCGGGCAAAACCCACCGATCTGATAGACCTCGATCTGTTCCGGCAGCGCCGCGATCAGCCCGCCTTGGGTAAAGGCATGATCGGCATTGCGATAGAATTCATACTGCGCCTTGCGCTGCGCATCGAGCGTCACCACCGCCAAAGTGGTCGGCGCAAACACCCGCTCCTTGAGCAGCGGTTTGACCCCGGCGGCATCCAGCGGCTCGAGCAGATAGGAGCCGAACCCATCCTTGGAAATCGGGCACAGAAAGCCCGTTTCATTGCCCAGCTTGGAGAGGGCGATAGCGCAATTATAGGGCGAGCCGCCCTGATGCGCCTGCATGACGATGGACCCATCCGCCCCGCGCGGCTCGGACACCAGATCGATCAGGCTTTCCCCACTCACCACGAACATGCACTTCCTCCCGAAACGGACGCCCCGCTGGCGCGGAGCAGCCAATATCATCTTTGCGCGCCCTGTCACCAGTGCGCCGCCACCCCATTCATCCATTGAATAGAAATATTTCCGAACCCGCGGATTAAATCGTCCCTTGCGGTGTTTATGTCGGTGAGGCTTTCGAGGAAAAGCCCGCAACTCGGAGGAATACCAGATGCAATTCCGTTCTGTCCTGGCTGGCGCCGCCATGCTGGCCCTGTTCGCTGCCCCCGCCTTTGCCGAAGATTATGTCGGCGGGGCCGTCAAATCCGTCGATATCGGCGGCAAGATGGTGCTGACCGGCGCCAATGACATGACGCTCTACATCTTCGACAAGGACGCCCCCGGCGTCACCAATTGCTACGAGCAATGCGCCATCAACTGGCCGCCCCTGATGGCCGACGCTTCTGCCGCTCCGGAAGGCGATTTCACCATTGTCGACCGCACCGACGGCTCCAAGATGTGGGCCTATAAGGGCTGGCCGCTTTATTACTGGAAAGACGATGCCAAGCCCGGCGACATCACCGGTGACGGCGTTGGCGGCGTCTGGCATCTTGCCGTCGAATAAGGCTCGGGACTAGCGCTCTTGCAAGATTTCCTCGACCAGGTCGAAGCCTGCGTGCCAGCTCTGCGGCGTTATGCCCGGGCGCTGACGCGCAATATCGATCTGGCCGATGATCTCGTGCAGGATTGTCTTGAGCGCGCCATATCCAGGCGCGGCCTGTTTCGCCCCTCTGGCGAGGTCCGCGCCTGGCTTTTCACCATCCTGGTCAATCTCCACCGCAACGGCCTGCGCACCACCCGCCGCCAGGGCGCGCTGGTTGCCATGGACGCCGTTTCCGAGCCGGCAATGCCTGCGCCTCAGCCCGGCCATATCGCGCTGGCCGAAATGGCCCGCGCCATCGAAACCCTGCCGCTCGAACAGAAGGAGGCCATTCTCTTGGTTGCTCTCGAGGGCCTCGCCTATTCCGAGGCCGCCGGCATATTGAACATTCCGCTCGGCACGCTGATGTCCCGGCTGGGCCGCGCCCGTTCGGCGCTGCGGCTGGCTACGGGAAACCCGGCCGAGCCCCATTTGAGGACCGTCAAATGAGCCAGATCCCCAGCGATCGGCTGATGGCCTTTGCCGACGGGCAGCTCCCCGAAGCCGAGCGCGCCGACATCGAGGCCCATCTGGCCGCCAATCCCGACAGCGCGGCCGAAGTCGCCGCCTGGCAGCGCCAGTCCGATGCCCTGCGTACCCTCTTTGCTCCTGCCGGCGCCGAACCCGTGCCCGCGCGCCTGCGCCCGCGCCGCATCGCCGCCGAACTGGGCCGTCGTCGCACCCGCTCATTCGGCTGGGCCGCCGCCGCGATCGTGCTTGTCGGCCTCGGCCTCGGCGCCGGCTGGTTCGCCCGCCCCTTGTTCGATGCCGAGCCGCCCAGCCAATATCTCATCGCCGACGCCATCAACGCCCACACCGTCTTCGTCGCCGAAAACCGCCATGCGGTGGAAGTGCCCGGCAGCGACAGCGAACATCTCTCCAGCTGGCTCTCCAACCGCCTCGATACCAATCTGGGCATGCCCGATCTTTCCGCCGAAGGCTTCACCCTGGTCGGCGGGCGTCTGCTCCCCGGCGAACCCAGCCGCGGCGGCCGCGCCGCCCAGCTGATGTATGAAAACGCCGCCAAGCAACGCATCACCGTCTACGTCACCGCCGCCCTGCCCGACCGCGCCCCTGCCTACCAATTTGCCAGCTATGAAGGCGCTGAAGCGTTCTACTGGGCCAATGCCCGCATCACCTGCACCGTGGTCGGCACCCTGCCTGAAGCCGACATGAAAACGGTGTCGCGCGCGGTCTATCAGCAATTGACCGAAGGCGACGTGGCCTGGGTTGATCGGGGCTAGGGCCGGAAGCCAACTGCGGCATCCATGGTTGATTGAGCGATCCTCATTCACCCCGATCCATCCTCCCCACAATCGCCTCCCTCGGGCTCGACCCGAGGGCCATTCTCAACCCGGCACAAGCGGCGAATGACCCTCGGGTCAAGCCCGTGGGAGCAACGGTGGTGGGAAATAAAGGTGCGAGGAACCACGGATACTTCACCACCCACCGCTCCAGCACCTCCCCTCGACGGGGGAGGTCGGGAGGGGGTGTCGAGAGCCCCAATCCACAGGCTCCATCGCCTCCCTCCCCCTTGAGGGGAGGGAATGAGGGTGGGGGTCGCGCGGCTCCTGCGCAAATGCCCCAACCACCCCCACCCCGGCCCTCCCCTCAAGGGGGAGGGAGGCGAGAGAACCGCAAGCTCCACCCCCACAAACTTATCCCCCTCCCCAAAACCTCCCGCATACTCCCCCCATCTTCCGGGATACGGGCGGCGCTGCAGCGACGAGCGTCCGGAAGCCAGCCGGGGGAGTGGGGGTCGCGCTCCGCTCCGGGGCGAGCGGACGAGGCAATCGGGCGGGCGCTACGGGCAAACGCTGAGGCCTGCGATCGCGCCGTCCGAAAAAGTCCCGGCACCCCGAGGCGACGTCCGTCTCATTCTAACTCCTCACGAGGCGAATGCCGTCTCGGGGTCCGTCCGTCTATTCGAAAACCGCAACAGGCGGCGCTTCCGCATGCACCGATTGACGACTAACATGTTAGTTGCTAGGCCAGCGCCCAGACCATTCCCCGGAGCTGCGCCATGCCGTCCCTCGACAAGATTCTCACCATCGAAGAAATGATGGCCGCGGCAAAGCGCAAAGTGCCCAAGCAATTCTTCGACTATGCCGATAGCGGCGCCTGGACCGAGAGCACCTATCGCGCCAATCAGGAAGACTTCCAGAAGATCAAGCTGCGCCAGCGTGTGGCGGTCAATATGGAAGGCCGGAGCCTCGCCACCACCATGACCGGCGAAAAAGCGAGCATGCCCGTCGCCATTGCGCCCACCGGCCTTACCGGCATGCAAAGCGCCGATGGCGAGATCAAGGCCGCCCGCGCCGCCGAGAAATTCGGCGTGCCCTTCACCCTCTCCACCATGGCCATCTGCTCCATCGAGGATGTGGCCGAGAACACGACAAAACCCTTCTGGTTCCAGCTCTATGTAATGCGCGATCGCGCCTTTATCGAGCGGCTGATCGACCGCGCCAAGGCCGCCAAATGCTCGGCTTTGGTGCTCACCATGGACCTGCAGATCCTGGGCCAGCGCCACAAGGACCTGCGCAATGGCATGTCCGCCCCGCCCAAATTCACCCCCCGCTTTGTCTTTGAAATGGCCCGCAAGCCCGCCTGGGCTTTGGGCATGCTGGGCACCAAGCGCCACAGCTTCCGCAATATTGTTGGCCATGTCGAAAATGCCGGCGACCTCTCCAAGCTCTCGGTCTGGACCGCCAATCAGTTCGATCCGGCCCTGAGCTGGAAGGATGTCGCCTGGGTCAAGGAGCGCTTTGGCGGCCCCGTCATCGTCAAGGGCATCCTCGACGCCGATGACGCCAAGGCCGCCGTCGCCCATGGCGCCGACGCCATAATCGTCTCCAACCATGGCGGCCGCCAGCTCGATGGCGCCCCCTCCTCAATCCGCGTCCTGCCCGAAATCGTCGATGCCGTCGGCAAATCAACCGATGTCTATCTCGATGGCGGCATCCGCTCCGGCCAGGACGTGCTCAAGGCCATGGCCCTGGGCGCCAAGGGCACCTTCATCGGCCGCGCCTTCCTCTGGGGCCTCGGCGCTGGTGGCGAAGCCGGCGTCACCCGCACGCTGCAAATCATCCAGCGCGAACTCGATATCACCATGGCCCTGTGCGGCGAACGCGATATCCACGATGTGGGCCTGCACAATATCTATTCCATCGACCTGCCGCCCAGAAATTCTCCGCTCGGCGCCAACGGTTAGGCTCTTGCCTCCACCCCGGCCTTCCCCTCAAATGCCAGAAAACAGGAGGATAAAGATGGCCGGGGTTCTCGAGCGCATCGATCAAAAATTCAACGACCTGACCATCGGCAGCGCCGCGCTCGAAGTGCTCTACGACCAGTGCCGCTGGGCCGAAGGCCCGGTCTGGTTCAACGATGCCAATGCCCTGGTCTGGAGCGACATCCCCAATAATCGCCTGCTGCGTTGGGTGCCCGATGGCGGCGTCAGCCCCTTCCGCACGCCCTCCAATTACGTCAACGGCAATACCCGCGATCGGCAGGGGCGGCTGATCTCCTGCTCGCATGGCGCCCGCGCCGTGCTGCGCACCGAGATCGATGGCACCATTACCACCCTGGTCGATAGCTACCAGGGCAAACGCCTCAACTCCCCCAATGACGTGGTGGTCAAGTCCGACGGCACGATCTGGTTCACCGACCCCACCTACGGCATTCTCTCGGACTACGAAGGCCATAAATCCGACCCCGAGCAGCCCGGCTGCTATGTCTATCGCTTCGATCCCGCCACTGGCTCGCTCACCGTCGTCGCCGACGATTTCGCCAAGCCCAATGGCCTGGCCTTTTCGCCCGACGAAAGCCTGCTCTATGTCTCCGATACCGGCCGCAGCCACAACCCGGATTGGCCCGCCCATATCCGCAAATTCACCGTCAATGGCGACAAACTGACCAATCCCGGCACCTTTGCCGATATCGATTCCGGCCTGCCCGATGGCTTCCGCCTCGATACCGAAGGCAATATCTGGACCAGCGCCGGCCCCGGCGTAAACGTCTACAATCCCGCCGGCGCCCTGCTCGGCCGCATCCATACCGGCCAGGCCACCTCCAACGTCACCTTTGGCGGCCCGGCCCGCAACCGGCTCTTCATCACCTCGAGCCAATATCTGATGGCGATCTATGTCACCGCCACGGGCCTGCAATATCCTTGATCTCCCGCGCCGCCGCCATCGCCCAAAATCTGCGGCTCGAACCCGTCCCGACCCTGCCCGATATCAGGCTCTACACCGCCCATCCCGGCAGCCGCCTATCGCAGTTCGCCGACCCCGACGACAATGACCCACCAGCCCCCTATTGGGCCTATCAATGGGCCGGCGGCCTGGCTCTGGCGCATCATTTCCGCGCCCATCCAGAATTGGTGCAAGGCAAACGCCTGCTCGACCTGGGCGCTGGCTCGGGCCTCGTCGGCATCACCGCATCCAAGTTGGGCGCCCACACCAAAGCCGCCGAAATCGACCCCAACGGCCGCGCCGCCATTACCCTCAATGCAGCAGCCAATGGCGTCATCCTACCGCTGATCGACATCGACCTGCACAGCGCACCACCCCAAGATGTCGACCTGATCGCCGCCGGCGACGTCTTCTACAATGCCGAGATCGCCCGCCTCATGCTGCCCTTCCTCACCCGCTGCACCGGCTCCGGCATAACGGTGCTGATCGGCGACCCCGACCGCCGCGACCTACCAATCGCTCAATTGGAACTGTTGGCATCCTATGCCGTGGGCGATGTCGGGGATGTCAGAAGCAACACGGGCCGCAAGGGTTCAGTCTACCGGTTGGCATGACAAACCATCCACACCCACCGCATCTCCCTCGGGCTTGACCCGAGGGCCACTCGCCGCTTGCGCCGTGCTGATAATGGCCCTCGGGTCAAGCCCGAGGGAAACACGGTGATAG of Devosia yakushimensis contains these proteins:
- a CDS encoding carbohydrate kinase family protein yields the protein MFVVSGESLIDLVSEPRGADGSIVMQAHQGGSPYNCAIALSKLGNETGFLCPISKDGFGSYLLEPLDAAGVKPLLKERVFAPTTLAVVTLDAQRKAQYEFYRNADHAFTQGGLIAALPEQIEVYQIGGFCPILPEDAAIWLEVVKTAIARGATISIDPNVRPSLVEDFEGYKQRLSQFLDLAHLVKVSEEDLAALDSTKSIEQHAADLLARPNCELVVVTLGEKGSRAFTAAGEARADIYAPPVFGDTVGAGDSLMAGILTWLHEAGDLEPGRLAALGSAALATTLRFGAVVAGLNCAEQGCKPPTRAQVDAVLGA
- a CDS encoding COG4315 family predicted lipoprotein, which gives rise to MQFRSVLAGAAMLALFAAPAFAEDYVGGAVKSVDIGGKMVLTGANDMTLYIFDKDAPGVTNCYEQCAINWPPLMADASAAPEGDFTIVDRTDGSKMWAYKGWPLYYWKDDAKPGDITGDGVGGVWHLAVE
- a CDS encoding sigma-70 family RNA polymerase sigma factor, with product MQDFLDQVEACVPALRRYARALTRNIDLADDLVQDCLERAISRRGLFRPSGEVRAWLFTILVNLHRNGLRTTRRQGALVAMDAVSEPAMPAPQPGHIALAEMARAIETLPLEQKEAILLVALEGLAYSEAAGILNIPLGTLMSRLGRARSALRLATGNPAEPHLRTVK
- a CDS encoding anti-sigma factor family protein, yielding MSQIPSDRLMAFADGQLPEAERADIEAHLAANPDSAAEVAAWQRQSDALRTLFAPAGAEPVPARLRPRRIAAELGRRRTRSFGWAAAAIVLVGLGLGAGWFARPLFDAEPPSQYLIADAINAHTVFVAENRHAVEVPGSDSEHLSSWLSNRLDTNLGMPDLSAEGFTLVGGRLLPGEPSRGGRAAQLMYENAAKQRITVYVTAALPDRAPAYQFASYEGAEAFYWANARITCTVVGTLPEADMKTVSRAVYQQLTEGDVAWVDRG
- a CDS encoding alpha-hydroxy acid oxidase, which encodes MPSLDKILTIEEMMAAAKRKVPKQFFDYADSGAWTESTYRANQEDFQKIKLRQRVAVNMEGRSLATTMTGEKASMPVAIAPTGLTGMQSADGEIKAARAAEKFGVPFTLSTMAICSIEDVAENTTKPFWFQLYVMRDRAFIERLIDRAKAAKCSALVLTMDLQILGQRHKDLRNGMSAPPKFTPRFVFEMARKPAWALGMLGTKRHSFRNIVGHVENAGDLSKLSVWTANQFDPALSWKDVAWVKERFGGPVIVKGILDADDAKAAVAHGADAIIVSNHGGRQLDGAPSSIRVLPEIVDAVGKSTDVYLDGGIRSGQDVLKAMALGAKGTFIGRAFLWGLGAGGEAGVTRTLQIIQRELDITMALCGERDIHDVGLHNIYSIDLPPRNSPLGANG
- a CDS encoding SMP-30/gluconolactonase/LRE family protein — its product is MAGVLERIDQKFNDLTIGSAALEVLYDQCRWAEGPVWFNDANALVWSDIPNNRLLRWVPDGGVSPFRTPSNYVNGNTRDRQGRLISCSHGARAVLRTEIDGTITTLVDSYQGKRLNSPNDVVVKSDGTIWFTDPTYGILSDYEGHKSDPEQPGCYVYRFDPATGSLTVVADDFAKPNGLAFSPDESLLYVSDTGRSHNPDWPAHIRKFTVNGDKLTNPGTFADIDSGLPDGFRLDTEGNIWTSAGPGVNVYNPAGALLGRIHTGQATSNVTFGGPARNRLFITSSQYLMAIYVTATGLQYP
- a CDS encoding class I SAM-dependent methyltransferase, yielding MISRAAAIAQNLRLEPVPTLPDIRLYTAHPGSRLSQFADPDDNDPPAPYWAYQWAGGLALAHHFRAHPELVQGKRLLDLGAGSGLVGITASKLGAHTKAAEIDPNGRAAITLNAAANGVILPLIDIDLHSAPPQDVDLIAAGDVFYNAEIARLMLPFLTRCTGSGITVLIGDPDRRDLPIAQLELLASYAVGDVGDVRSNTGRKGSVYRLA